The proteins below come from a single Streptomyces sp. SCSIO 75703 genomic window:
- a CDS encoding WXG100 family type VII secretion target, whose amino-acid sequence MAQPHYDELAVTYGTMDALATELGDQAKKLEEDLEELKKAVLDAAAGWGGEAYEEFTKKTKEWDSHATGIHQALVSIGQRVGLAGGDYRGGDLKGASYFL is encoded by the coding sequence ATGGCTCAGCCGCACTACGACGAACTGGCCGTCACCTACGGCACGATGGATGCCCTCGCCACCGAACTCGGCGACCAGGCCAAGAAGCTGGAAGAGGACCTGGAGGAGCTGAAGAAGGCCGTGCTCGACGCCGCCGCGGGCTGGGGCGGTGAAGCGTACGAGGAGTTCACGAAGAAGACCAAGGAGTGGGACAGCCACGCCACCGGCATCCACCAGGCCCTGGTCAGCATCGGCCAGCGCGTCGGTCTCGCCGGCGGTGACTACCGCGGTGGCGACCTGAAGGGCGCCAGCTACTTCCTGTAG
- a CDS encoding WXG100 family type VII secretion target, with amino-acid sequence MATDGRKLYEAQVQKLQTNVIDRYDSIRESLARLQATIDMIEKSWTGQGAIAFDKKQTEINRHMASIGKMLDDFLEGIQLNKADKQKLEDQIEADVKKITVEDLGGKTSALNSY; translated from the coding sequence ATGGCGACTGATGGGCGCAAGCTCTATGAGGCCCAAGTACAGAAGCTCCAGACGAACGTCATCGACCGGTACGACTCGATCCGGGAATCGCTGGCCCGTCTCCAGGCCACCATCGACATGATCGAGAAGAGCTGGACCGGTCAGGGCGCCATCGCCTTCGACAAGAAGCAGACGGAGATCAACCGTCACATGGCGTCGATCGGCAAGATGCTCGACGACTTCCTCGAGGGCATCCAGCTCAACAAGGCCGACAAGCAGAAGCTGGAAGACCAGATCGAGGCGGACGTCAAGAAGATCACCGTCGAGGACCTGGGCGGCAAGACGTCGGCGCTCAACAGCTACTGA
- a CDS encoding S8 family serine peptidase, with protein sequence MLGVVAVLSAGLAPGAVAADTQSQQWYLSAMKAEEMWKVSTGKGVKVAVVDSGVNHTTESLKGQVLTEEVPKALNYKATEDFLGHGTAMAELIAGTGAGGTVKGLAPDAKIVPYRISMTGLDKAEAKRAPAFSAVIRAIADSDVKIINMSFGTGLNYDDFREAIQYAHEKGKLMFAATGNDAEEYNYIGFPAAYPYVVGVAASDKNGKVGKFSEYGNYVDLAAPGLDVPTWCDQTFRDYCPSEGTSVATAVASASAALVWSAHPDWTAYQVLGSLIDTAGRDWARDDPSTYLGYGLIRPRKVLEKADYDPGPADTDPLARENKAGVLTAESGTPATPSPAPSAVESSKGSPGGEAVAAETEASDGTTLWIVLGAAAGVLVIGGGAFAVVRSRRST encoded by the coding sequence GTGCTCGGCGTCGTGGCCGTCCTGTCGGCAGGTCTGGCCCCCGGCGCGGTGGCCGCGGACACGCAGTCCCAGCAGTGGTACCTGTCGGCGATGAAGGCCGAAGAGATGTGGAAGGTGAGCACGGGCAAGGGCGTAAAGGTCGCCGTTGTCGATTCGGGCGTCAATCACACCACGGAGTCCCTGAAGGGGCAGGTGCTCACCGAAGAGGTACCGAAGGCCCTCAACTACAAGGCCACTGAGGACTTCCTCGGACACGGTACCGCCATGGCGGAACTGATCGCGGGGACGGGTGCCGGGGGCACGGTGAAGGGGCTCGCCCCCGATGCCAAGATCGTTCCGTACCGGATCTCCATGACGGGGCTCGACAAGGCGGAGGCCAAGAGAGCGCCGGCTTTTTCGGCGGTCATCAGGGCCATTGCCGATAGTGACGTCAAGATCATCAACATGTCCTTCGGGACCGGCCTCAACTATGACGACTTCCGTGAGGCGATTCAATATGCCCACGAAAAGGGCAAGTTGATGTTCGCCGCTACAGGAAATGACGCGGAAGAGTACAACTACATCGGTTTCCCGGCTGCCTACCCGTACGTCGTCGGTGTCGCGGCCTCGGACAAGAACGGCAAGGTCGGGAAGTTCTCGGAGTACGGCAACTACGTGGACCTTGCGGCGCCCGGACTCGACGTGCCGACCTGGTGTGACCAGACCTTCCGCGACTACTGTCCGAGTGAGGGTACGAGTGTGGCCACCGCGGTGGCCTCCGCCTCCGCCGCCCTGGTCTGGTCGGCTCATCCCGACTGGACGGCGTACCAGGTGCTCGGCAGCCTCATCGACACCGCCGGGCGTGACTGGGCGCGGGACGATCCCAGCACGTACCTCGGGTACGGGCTGATCCGGCCCCGCAAGGTGCTGGAGAAGGCCGACTACGACCCGGGGCCGGCGGACACCGACCCGCTGGCCAGGGAGAACAAGGCCGGTGTCCTGACCGCCGAGTCCGGCACCCCCGCCACGCCCTCCCCGGCGCCCTCTGCCGTCGAGTCGTCCAAGGGCTCGCCGGGTGGCGAGGCGGTCGCGGCGGAGACCGAAGCCTCCGACGGCACGACGCTCTGGATCGTCCTCGGTGCCGCGGCCGGGGTCCTGGTGATCGGCGGCGGTGCCTTCGCGGTGGTCCGCTCCCGGCGCAGCACGTAG
- the mycP gene encoding type VII secretion-associated serine protease mycosin produces the protein MPHPRLRALPAAAAATLLTAAATVALAPPAAAADDFTDQCEYPNAVYPGRPWALQRVQLDALWSQSKGKGVRIAVIDTGVDVKHPQLKKAVDVKSGRNLLPKDLKDDDGDPVERGNESGTTDTVGHGTKVAGIIAARPDAKTGFVGLAPEATIIPIQQNDADGNGDTSTLAAAIDYAVEAGAQVINISQDTADATTPEPRLETAVRDALAKNVVVVASAGNDGLGGNVKKTYPASFDGVLAVAASDRNNERASFSQSGDFVDVAAPGVDMISTVPRGGHCSDNGTSFSAPYAAGVAALLKAKHPDWTARQIVTQIQQTAERTFAGHDRLVGWGVVDPVRALTEDERPLDSPRPEEGLADAEAPTAARLPLGETADERNTRLATYVTVGAAVLVAGLGGTAVAVRDARRRRRVADAPPADPKV, from the coding sequence ATGCCGCACCCGCGCCTCCGCGCCCTCCCGGCGGCAGCCGCCGCGACCCTGCTGACGGCGGCGGCCACCGTCGCCCTCGCGCCCCCGGCCGCCGCCGCCGACGACTTCACCGACCAGTGCGAGTACCCCAACGCCGTCTACCCCGGCCGCCCCTGGGCCCTCCAGCGGGTCCAGCTCGACGCCCTGTGGAGCCAGTCCAAGGGCAAGGGGGTCCGCATCGCCGTCATCGACACCGGCGTCGACGTGAAACACCCGCAGCTCAAGAAGGCCGTCGACGTCAAGAGCGGCCGCAACCTCCTGCCCAAGGACCTCAAGGACGACGACGGCGACCCCGTCGAACGGGGCAACGAGAGCGGCACCACCGACACCGTCGGCCACGGCACCAAGGTCGCCGGCATCATCGCCGCCCGGCCCGACGCCAAGACCGGCTTCGTCGGCCTCGCCCCGGAGGCGACCATCATCCCCATCCAGCAGAACGACGCGGACGGCAACGGGGACACCAGCACCCTCGCCGCCGCCATCGACTACGCGGTCGAGGCCGGGGCCCAGGTCATCAACATCTCCCAGGACACCGCGGACGCCACCACGCCCGAACCCCGCCTGGAGACCGCCGTCAGGGACGCCCTGGCCAAGAACGTCGTCGTCGTCGCCTCCGCGGGCAACGACGGCCTCGGCGGCAACGTCAAGAAGACCTATCCCGCCTCCTTCGACGGCGTCCTCGCCGTCGCCGCCTCGGACCGCAACAACGAACGCGCCTCCTTCTCCCAGTCCGGCGACTTCGTCGACGTCGCCGCGCCGGGCGTCGACATGATCTCCACCGTGCCCCGGGGCGGCCACTGCTCCGACAACGGCACCAGCTTCTCCGCGCCCTACGCCGCCGGGGTCGCCGCCCTCCTCAAGGCCAAGCACCCCGACTGGACCGCCCGCCAGATCGTCACCCAGATCCAGCAGACCGCGGAGCGCACGTTCGCCGGGCACGACCGTCTCGTCGGCTGGGGCGTCGTCGACCCGGTCCGCGCCCTCACCGAGGACGAACGGCCGCTCGACTCGCCCCGGCCCGAGGAGGGCCTCGCCGACGCGGAGGCACCCACCGCCGCCCGGCTGCCGCTCGGCGAGACCGCCGACGAGCGCAACACCCGCCTCGCCACCTACGTGACCGTCGGCGCGGCCGTCCTGGTCGCCGGCCTCGGCGGCACCGCCGTCGCGGTCCGCGACGCGCGCCGACGCCGCCGCGTGGCCGACGCGCCGCCGGCCGACCCGAAGGTGTGA
- the eccB gene encoding type VII secretion protein EccB, with amino-acid sequence MASRRDQLNAYTFAKRRLLAAFVQSSPHGSEEGAPRPLRGVVPGLVIGVIVMAVFGAWGMFKPTAPKGWDTPNEKVIIASKSTTRYVVLKTGDEVQLHPVLNMASAKLLLDPGKGDVVTVGESLLDSGRIRHGVTIGIPYAPDRLPSAQEAGSAKRWVVCERPSAGGRSVQKAALVLADRERGLTEGKDKLTGGELLYVADPDGKRHIVDAGGTAYQVDKADSGDDLELLLRTVVGSGREPQRVSREWLATLHRGDPITFPVIEGAPGAPAGAPGGLDESADRIGTVLKAFDNNREQYYVVLRGRVAPVSAFVAQLLLFSKDLAQVGQAGQALETSPGAIVPGKPFGTEHDWPEGTPEAVNEASAAKGSRNTVCNVLRGVGGKGATTLSTWAGTDFPADLPAGSSSAYVTPGSGQLYRQFQGTETSAGPVFLVTDTGLRYVLQSNADSATDDAGIGMSEEERKNLEQEAQQAQTRLGYADVRPAPVPAAWSAFLPTGPRLSTAAARQPQGS; translated from the coding sequence ATGGCATCTCGGCGGGATCAGCTCAACGCCTACACCTTCGCGAAGCGCCGACTGCTCGCGGCATTCGTCCAGTCGTCCCCGCACGGCTCGGAGGAGGGAGCGCCGCGCCCCCTGCGCGGCGTCGTGCCCGGACTCGTCATCGGCGTGATCGTGATGGCCGTCTTCGGCGCCTGGGGCATGTTCAAACCCACGGCGCCCAAGGGCTGGGACACCCCCAACGAGAAAGTGATCATCGCCAGCAAGTCGACGACCCGGTACGTCGTCCTCAAGACCGGCGACGAGGTCCAGTTGCACCCGGTGCTCAACATGGCCTCCGCCAAGCTCCTGCTCGACCCCGGCAAGGGCGACGTCGTCACCGTCGGCGAATCGCTCCTCGACAGCGGCAGGATCCGGCACGGCGTCACCATCGGCATCCCCTACGCCCCCGACCGCCTGCCCAGCGCGCAGGAGGCAGGCTCCGCCAAACGCTGGGTGGTCTGCGAACGCCCCAGCGCGGGCGGGCGTTCCGTGCAGAAGGCCGCCCTGGTCCTCGCCGACCGCGAACGCGGGCTGACCGAGGGCAAGGACAAGCTGACCGGCGGCGAACTGCTCTACGTCGCCGACCCCGACGGCAAGCGCCACATCGTCGACGCGGGCGGCACCGCCTACCAGGTCGACAAGGCCGACAGCGGCGACGACCTCGAACTGCTGCTGCGCACCGTGGTCGGCTCCGGACGCGAGCCCCAGCGCGTCTCCCGCGAGTGGCTGGCCACCCTCCACCGGGGCGACCCCATCACCTTCCCCGTCATCGAGGGCGCCCCCGGCGCACCGGCCGGCGCCCCGGGCGGGCTCGACGAGTCCGCCGACCGGATCGGCACCGTCCTCAAGGCGTTCGACAACAACCGGGAGCAGTACTACGTCGTCCTGCGGGGCCGGGTGGCGCCGGTCTCCGCGTTCGTCGCCCAGCTCCTCCTGTTCAGCAAGGACCTGGCCCAGGTCGGCCAGGCCGGCCAGGCACTGGAGACCAGCCCCGGCGCGATCGTCCCGGGCAAGCCCTTCGGCACCGAGCACGACTGGCCCGAGGGCACCCCCGAGGCCGTCAACGAGGCGTCGGCCGCCAAGGGCAGCCGCAACACCGTCTGCAACGTCCTGCGCGGCGTCGGCGGCAAGGGCGCCACCACCCTCAGCACCTGGGCCGGCACCGACTTCCCCGCCGACCTGCCCGCCGGTTCCTCCAGCGCCTACGTCACGCCCGGCTCCGGCCAGCTCTACCGCCAGTTCCAGGGCACCGAGACCAGCGCCGGCCCGGTCTTCCTCGTCACCGACACCGGGCTGCGCTACGTCCTCCAGTCCAACGCCGACAGCGCCACCGACGACGCCGGCATCGGCATGTCCGAGGAGGAGCGCAAGAACCTGGAGCAGGAGGCCCAGCAGGCGCAGACCCGCCTCGGCTACGCCGACGTGCGGCCCGCGCCGGTCCCCGCCGCCTGGTCCGCGTTCCTCCCCACCGGCCCCCGACTGTCCACCGCCGCGGCCCGCCAGCCGCAGGGCTCCTGA
- the eccE gene encoding type VII secretion protein EccE, giving the protein MASGTRTRGHDRTSGRDRNAGRGRARGAAAGSRAGGGQAAPRGGPHLTVRSGRPGSFRLQRIVLVELAAAVLLVGWALGPLALVPAAVVAVALVLVAFVRRRGRSLPEWVATARSLRARRRRAASLVVPPGTEPGLAPAVECDPSLRTYAYGGRERRPVGIVGDGTFVTAVVRVEADATALRAERGRRPLPLALVRDALDVDGIRLESAQVVLHTQPAPAMHLPRQSVAVSNYAPLQEQTGAPAVRITWIALKVDPELCPEAVAARGGGLTGAQRCVVRAADHLASRLTGAGFRATVLDEEELTSALATSACANPLVTAEAGRAGRHERRTEESGRSWRCDNRRHTTYWVRRWPPLGGSDGLTLPQFVARVTAVPALATTVSLTLAHADRQEMSLRGHLRVTGRSADELTEARRALEAAAREAGAALTRLDREQLPGVLTTLPLGGVR; this is encoded by the coding sequence ATGGCTTCCGGGACGCGGACGCGGGGTCACGACCGGACGTCGGGCCGGGACCGGAACGCGGGCCGGGGCCGGGCGCGGGGTGCCGCCGCCGGGTCGCGGGCCGGCGGCGGGCAGGCGGCCCCGCGGGGCGGTCCGCACCTGACGGTGCGCTCGGGCCGGCCGGGCTCCTTCCGGCTGCAACGGATCGTCCTGGTGGAACTGGCCGCCGCCGTCCTCCTGGTCGGCTGGGCCCTGGGCCCGCTGGCGCTGGTGCCCGCGGCGGTCGTCGCCGTCGCCCTGGTCCTGGTCGCCTTCGTGCGCCGCCGGGGCCGCTCCCTGCCGGAGTGGGTGGCCACGGCGCGTTCGCTGCGCGCCCGGCGCAGGCGGGCCGCCTCGCTGGTGGTCCCGCCGGGCACCGAGCCGGGGCTCGCCCCGGCCGTGGAGTGCGACCCGAGCCTGCGCACCTACGCGTACGGCGGCCGGGAGCGGCGGCCGGTGGGCATCGTCGGCGACGGGACCTTCGTCACCGCCGTGGTGCGGGTGGAGGCCGACGCGACGGCCCTGCGCGCCGAGCGGGGACGGCGACCGCTGCCGCTGGCCCTGGTGCGGGACGCGCTCGACGTGGACGGCATCCGGCTGGAGTCGGCTCAGGTCGTGCTGCACACGCAGCCGGCGCCCGCGATGCACCTGCCGCGCCAGTCGGTCGCCGTCAGCAACTACGCGCCGCTCCAGGAGCAGACCGGCGCCCCGGCGGTGCGGATCACCTGGATCGCGCTCAAGGTCGACCCGGAGCTGTGCCCGGAGGCGGTGGCGGCCCGGGGCGGCGGCCTGACCGGCGCGCAGAGGTGCGTGGTGCGCGCCGCCGACCACCTCGCCAGCCGGCTCACCGGTGCCGGGTTCCGGGCCACGGTCCTGGACGAGGAGGAGCTGACCTCGGCCCTCGCCACCTCGGCCTGCGCGAACCCGCTGGTGACCGCCGAGGCGGGCCGGGCCGGCCGGCACGAGCGGCGCACCGAGGAGTCCGGCCGGAGCTGGCGCTGCGACAACCGCCGGCACACCACGTACTGGGTCCGCCGGTGGCCCCCGCTCGGCGGGTCCGACGGGCTGACGCTGCCTCAGTTCGTCGCCCGGGTCACGGCGGTGCCGGCGCTCGCCACCACCGTCAGCCTCACCCTCGCGCACGCCGACCGGCAGGAGATGTCGCTCCGCGGCCACCTGCGGGTCACCGGGCGCAGCGCCGACGAACTGACGGAGGCGCGGCGGGCGTTGGAGGCCGCCGCCCGGGAGGCGGGGGCGGCGCTGACCCGCCTGGACCGCGAGCAACTGCCCGGTGTCCTCACCACTCTGCCCCTCGGAGGTGTCCGGTGA
- a CDS encoding SCO5717 family growth-regulating ATPase gives MSSDRDGDRGGWATPGDDQPDAESIETTGEFTIDYAPPAWYTQNASADSGQGTGFSGSGGGSSSAASTAGGPVPSPPGPTPPHATGAGGASSASGPGTPYAAPAPPVGAPFTPPPPPVGVPRLPVGSGFEPQQAAQADPRVPEGDDTAAGQTAGGFPLQPPAPLTPLTPPVPAADSAPGAGTGSGFGSDSGSGSGSGSDEGPVAETGNGDLESGATMRFSARALKQEFARLDAAKEAEAVATGSAPGADEADGTEPAHGSEPLDAADRTDPWDVAGRADADDEAPEAADGSGSGDGEAKGPTGAEDDGADGTDPADGDAGAPPADDDTPDPDHGADTDATESAGADARSDVPADLAESTDPPEATSDGTNTNTDTDPDSDTDTGTGTHADAGTPEREAAPAGDEGPAAPDAVPPLPPSFPATAPPAAGQWPPTAPQPAPPTAPEQQAAPVQQPPFQPQAPQPAPAAWHPQPAAPVPPHQPPAQAGYGFPPAGPTPPAPPQPGVPVPEAAGYGFPHPGVPAPQPQAPAQPTGYGFPQPGVPAAQPQPPAQPTGYGFPPQVPQAPQVPQQHQPEQPGHPAQTGPPAQGGQPGHEAQPGPTAPQASPAGQTPQSHPQPGPHPGPFPQQHVPQPPQAPQHPHQQPPVDPRLGGAWPQSVQHDQRQPTNPAAAPLGYTAAVELSSDRLLNTKRQKAKSSRPAPGGSRFKLGGKKEEAERQRKLELIRTPVLSCYRIAVISLKGGVGKTTTTTALGSTLATERQDKILAIDANPDAGTLGRRVRRETGATIRDLVQAIPYLNSYMDIRRFTSQAPSGLEIIANDVDPAVSTTFNDEDYRRAIDVLGKQYPIILTDSGTGLLYSAMRGVLDLADQLIIISTPSVDGASSASTTLDWLSAHGYSDLVARSLTVISGVRETGKMIKVDDIVGHFRTRCRGVVVVPFDEHLAAGAEVNLDMMRPKVREAYFQLASLVAEDFVRHQQSHGLWTSDGNPPPVAAPPLPGRPVPGQQIPGRPVPGQPVPGQPVPGAPGPYGPGQPGPYGGAPGPYGGAPGPYAPQAPHNPPQHQTPQPPSHPQAAQAPQAPQAPSPAHQPQTPHQPGHPGAPAAPQPGQPHPQAYPPGYGYPQAGPGDRPEGQPPPPPRQ, from the coding sequence GTGAGCAGCGATCGGGACGGGGACCGCGGGGGCTGGGCGACGCCCGGCGATGACCAGCCCGACGCGGAGTCCATCGAGACGACGGGCGAGTTCACCATCGACTACGCGCCGCCCGCCTGGTACACGCAGAACGCGTCCGCCGACTCCGGGCAGGGCACGGGCTTCTCGGGGTCCGGGGGCGGTTCCTCCTCCGCCGCGTCCACTGCCGGGGGTCCGGTGCCGTCGCCGCCGGGGCCGACGCCGCCGCACGCGACCGGGGCGGGGGGTGCGTCCTCCGCCTCCGGGCCCGGTACGCCGTACGCCGCGCCCGCGCCGCCGGTCGGGGCGCCCTTCACGCCGCCCCCGCCGCCGGTCGGCGTGCCCCGGCTCCCGGTGGGCAGCGGCTTCGAACCCCAGCAGGCGGCACAGGCCGACCCGCGGGTGCCGGAGGGTGACGACACGGCGGCGGGCCAGACCGCGGGGGGCTTCCCTCTCCAGCCGCCGGCGCCCCTGACTCCCCTCACTCCCCCCGTGCCCGCCGCCGATTCCGCCCCGGGGGCCGGGACCGGCTCCGGTTTCGGCTCCGACTCCGGTTCTGGCTCTGGCTCCGGCTCCGATGAGGGGCCAGTGGCCGAGACGGGGAACGGCGACCTGGAGAGTGGCGCGACGATGCGGTTCTCCGCCCGCGCGCTGAAGCAGGAGTTCGCACGCCTCGACGCGGCGAAGGAAGCGGAGGCGGTCGCCACGGGTTCGGCCCCCGGGGCCGACGAGGCGGACGGGACGGAACCGGCCCACGGGTCGGAACCGCTTGACGCGGCGGACCGGACGGACCCCTGGGACGTGGCCGGCCGCGCCGACGCGGACGACGAGGCGCCGGAGGCGGCCGACGGGTCCGGCTCGGGTGACGGAGAGGCGAAGGGCCCCACCGGCGCCGAGGACGACGGGGCCGACGGAACCGATCCGGCCGACGGCGACGCCGGGGCCCCTCCCGCCGACGACGACACGCCGGACCCGGACCACGGCGCCGACACGGACGCGACCGAGAGCGCCGGCGCCGACGCCCGGTCCGATGTCCCCGCGGACCTCGCGGAGTCCACCGACCCGCCGGAGGCCACCTCCGACGGCACAAACACAAACACAGACACAGACCCAGACTCAGACACAGACACAGGTACAGGCACCCACGCCGACGCCGGTACGCCGGAGCGGGAGGCCGCCCCCGCGGGGGACGAGGGGCCCGCCGCCCCGGACGCCGTGCCGCCGCTGCCGCCGTCGTTCCCGGCCACGGCGCCCCCGGCCGCCGGACAGTGGCCCCCCACGGCTCCGCAGCCCGCGCCGCCGACGGCCCCGGAACAGCAGGCCGCGCCCGTACAGCAGCCTCCGTTCCAGCCGCAGGCCCCGCAGCCGGCCCCCGCCGCGTGGCATCCGCAGCCCGCCGCGCCCGTGCCGCCGCACCAGCCGCCGGCGCAGGCCGGGTACGGCTTCCCGCCCGCCGGTCCGACGCCTCCCGCGCCCCCGCAGCCGGGCGTGCCGGTGCCCGAGGCCGCCGGGTACGGCTTCCCGCACCCCGGGGTCCCGGCCCCGCAGCCCCAGGCCCCCGCGCAGCCGACCGGGTACGGCTTTCCCCAGCCCGGCGTTCCCGCCGCCCAGCCGCAGCCCCCCGCCCAGCCGACCGGATACGGCTTCCCGCCACAGGTCCCGCAGGCACCCCAGGTCCCCCAGCAGCACCAGCCGGAACAGCCCGGCCACCCCGCGCAGACGGGACCGCCCGCCCAGGGCGGTCAGCCGGGTCACGAGGCACAGCCGGGCCCGACCGCCCCGCAGGCGTCCCCGGCCGGCCAGACGCCCCAGAGCCACCCGCAGCCCGGCCCCCACCCCGGTCCGTTCCCCCAGCAGCACGTTCCTCAGCCTCCTCAGGCCCCCCAACACCCCCACCAGCAACCGCCCGTGGACCCGCGGCTCGGTGGGGCCTGGCCGCAGTCCGTGCAGCACGACCAGCGCCAGCCGACCAACCCCGCGGCGGCCCCGCTCGGTTACACGGCCGCCGTCGAACTGTCCTCGGACCGGCTGCTCAACACCAAGCGGCAGAAGGCGAAGAGCAGCCGCCCGGCGCCGGGCGGTTCGCGGTTCAAGCTGGGCGGCAAGAAGGAGGAGGCCGAGCGTCAGCGGAAGCTGGAGCTGATCCGCACCCCGGTCCTCTCCTGCTACCGCATCGCCGTGATCAGCCTCAAGGGCGGTGTCGGCAAGACGACCACGACCACCGCGCTCGGCTCCACGCTGGCCACCGAACGCCAGGACAAGATCCTCGCCATCGACGCCAACCCGGACGCCGGTACGCTCGGCCGCCGCGTGCGCCGCGAGACCGGGGCCACCATCCGCGACCTCGTCCAGGCGATCCCGTACCTCAACTCGTACATGGACATCCGGCGGTTCACCTCGCAGGCGCCGTCCGGGCTGGAGATCATCGCCAACGACGTGGACCCGGCGGTCTCCACGACCTTCAACGACGAGGACTACCGGCGCGCGATCGACGTGCTGGGCAAGCAGTACCCGATCATCCTGACCGACTCGGGCACGGGTCTGCTCTACAGCGCCATGCGCGGGGTGCTCGACCTCGCCGACCAGCTCATCATCATCTCGACGCCGTCGGTGGACGGGGCGAGCAGCGCCAGTACGACGCTGGACTGGCTGTCGGCGCACGGGTACTCCGACCTCGTCGCCCGGTCCCTCACGGTGATCTCCGGGGTCCGCGAGACCGGCAAGATGATCAAGGTCGACGACATCGTCGGTCACTTCCGCACCCGCTGCCGGGGCGTCGTGGTGGTGCCGTTCGACGAGCACCTGGCCGCGGGTGCCGAGGTCAACCTCGACATGATGCGGCCGAAGGTGCGGGAGGCGTACTTCCAGCTCGCGTCCCTGGTCGCCGAGGACTTCGTCCGCCACCAGCAGTCGCACGGCCTGTGGACGTCCGACGGCAACCCGCCGCCGGTCGCCGCCCCGCCCCTCCCGGGCCGGCCCGTCCCCGGGCAGCAGATTCCCGGACGGCCGGTTCCGGGACAGCCGGTTCCGGGACAGCCCGTGCCGGGCGCCCCCGGCCCGTACGGACCGGGTCAGCCGGGACCGTACGGCGGGGCGCCGGGTCCGTACGGCGGGGCGCCGGGTCCGTACGCCCCCCAGGCACCCCACAACCCACCTCAGCACCAAACGCCCCAGCCCCCCTCGCACCCCCAGGCAGCGCAGGCGCCTCAGGCACCCCAGGCTCCTTCGCCCGCGCACCAGCCGCAGACGCCCCACCAGCCGGGGCACCCCGGCGCACCGGCCGCGCCGCAGCCCGGTCAGCCCCATCCGCAGGCGTACCCGCCCGGCTACGGTTACCCCCAGGCGGGGCCGGGCGACCGGCCGGAGGGGCAGCCCCCTCCCCCGCCGCGGCAGTGA
- a CDS encoding bifunctional riboflavin kinase/FAD synthetase produces the protein MQRWRGLEDIPEDWGRSVVTIGSYDGVHRGHQLIIQHTVDRARELGVPAVVVTFDPHPSEVVRPGSHPPLLAPHHRRAELMAGLGVDAVLILPFTTEFSKLSASDFVVKVLVDRLHAKAVVEGPNFRFGHKAAGNVEFLAEQGRVYDFDVEIVDLYVSGEAGGGEPFSSTLTRRLVAEGDVGGAAEILGRPHRVEGVVVRGAQRGREMGFPTANLETLPHTAIPSDGVYAGWLHAQGEVMPAAISVGTNPQFEGTERTVEAYAIDRVGLDLYGLHVAVDFLAFVRGQATFDTLDALLEQMARDVQRCRELIGAARAPSA, from the coding sequence GTGCAGCGCTGGCGTGGCTTGGAGGACATCCCAGAGGACTGGGGGCGCAGCGTCGTCACCATCGGGTCGTACGACGGGGTCCACCGCGGGCACCAGCTCATCATCCAGCACACCGTGGACCGCGCCCGCGAGCTGGGCGTCCCCGCCGTCGTGGTCACCTTCGACCCGCACCCCAGCGAGGTCGTCCGCCCCGGCAGCCACCCGCCGCTGCTCGCCCCGCACCACCGCCGTGCCGAACTGATGGCCGGCCTGGGCGTGGACGCGGTGCTGATCCTGCCCTTCACGACCGAGTTCTCGAAGCTGTCGGCGTCCGACTTCGTGGTCAAGGTCCTCGTCGACCGGCTGCACGCCAAGGCGGTCGTCGAGGGCCCCAACTTCCGCTTCGGGCACAAGGCCGCCGGGAACGTGGAGTTCCTCGCCGAGCAGGGCCGGGTCTACGACTTCGACGTCGAGATCGTCGACCTGTACGTCAGCGGCGAGGCGGGCGGCGGCGAACCGTTCTCCTCGACCCTGACCCGCCGTCTGGTCGCCGAGGGCGACGTCGGGGGCGCCGCGGAGATCCTGGGCCGCCCGCACCGCGTGGAGGGCGTCGTCGTCCGCGGCGCGCAGCGCGGCCGGGAGATGGGCTTCCCCACGGCCAACCTCGAAACCCTGCCGCACACCGCGATCCCTTCCGACGGCGTCTACGCCGGCTGGCTGCACGCCCAGGGCGAGGTGATGCCGGCCGCGATCTCCGTCGGGACGAACCCGCAGTTCGAGGGCACCGAGCGCACGGTCGAGGCGTACGCCATCGACCGCGTCGGCCTCGACCTGTACGGGCTGCACGTGGCCGTGGACTTCCTCGCCTTCGTCCGGGGGCAGGCGACGTTCGACACGCTCGACGCGCTCCTGGAGCAGATGGCGCGGGACGTCCAGCGCTGCCGCGAGCTGATCGGCGCGGCGCGGGCGCCGTCGGCGTAG